A single window of uncultured Cohaesibacter sp. DNA harbors:
- a CDS encoding sulfotransferase family 2 domain-containing protein, producing the protein MFLRESKKNIGKAEKAEGGSQEPSVMVPEIPCGFRRNNAIFVHVPKAAGSTINLCLFGHRIGHRSIDSYWQADPDFTEQAFKFTFVRHPYFRFVSAYYYILSGGMSSRDAHYIACFPEEFSSLQAFAEASVMFEFRKAIPHLRPQHEYVSLPAGAPYKVFMDYVGKTEFLNEHIDILTNLLPEALGPRLALAKKTKFNSGKSRGHKVDVDVFQRIRRIYESDFELFGYDEWGTPEKAEALVSAGS; encoded by the coding sequence ATGTTTTTAAGAGAATCAAAAAAAAATATCGGCAAAGCAGAGAAAGCTGAAGGAGGGAGTCAGGAGCCTTCGGTTATGGTCCCTGAAATTCCGTGCGGATTTCGTCGAAACAACGCGATTTTTGTTCATGTCCCCAAGGCAGCAGGCTCAACAATTAACTTGTGCCTCTTTGGTCATCGAATTGGTCATCGATCCATAGACTCATATTGGCAGGCCGATCCTGACTTCACAGAACAGGCTTTCAAGTTCACTTTTGTAAGGCATCCCTACTTCAGATTTGTTTCGGCATACTACTATATTTTGTCGGGTGGAATGTCGTCGCGCGATGCTCACTATATTGCATGTTTCCCGGAGGAATTCAGTTCTCTGCAAGCGTTTGCTGAAGCCAGTGTGATGTTCGAGTTTCGCAAGGCAATCCCCCATCTGCGCCCGCAGCATGAGTATGTCAGTCTTCCTGCTGGCGCTCCATACAAGGTGTTCATGGACTATGTCGGGAAAACCGAGTTTCTGAATGAACACATTGATATTTTAACGAATTTGTTGCCTGAAGCTTTGGGGCCACGTTTGGCGCTGGCCAAAAAAACCAAGTTCAATTCAGGCAAATCCCGGGGGCATAAAGTTGACGTTGATGTCTTTCAGCGCATTCGTAGAATTTACGAAAGCGACTTTGAGCTTTTCGGTTATGATGAATGGGGAACGCCCGAAAAAGCCGAAGCACTGGTGTCGGCTGGAAGCTAG
- a CDS encoding peptidoglycan DD-metalloendopeptidase family protein yields the protein MQTKPKAKKRLALLSACLAGSLLASLSFTLAQSIQPTETPAAAKDSTADDEMTEAEARAARALEARIKARAEQEEALTTIEESIALSEQRRGELEQEIAQLKADRQTIQTDLIDTANRIQTLESSISDREARLKILFADQTELRVSLAEQRDSLSRILAALQRIGRNPPPAIAVRPNDALDAVRSAILLSTLVPEIRLEASSLATQLEELVRLHTEIEQEKGALQGGLAKLEEEQQRLDLLMKRKQEQEATTQQAAADEEQKTAELAARAQSIEELIEGMEKEIEAARLAVREAEDAEKRAIEQQIETKKQKIAALKDAARLSPAIPFDKMRGLLRLPANGSVLKEFGANDGFGGQTKGLSVATRAGAQVTSPADGWIVYAGPFRSFGKLLIINAGDGYHIVLSGLDELFAEVGSFVLTNEPIGTMQQTRLAATDLLDAGSSKPVLYMELRKDGVAVDPTPWWTAILKEKAGG from the coding sequence ATGCAGACCAAACCGAAAGCCAAGAAACGTCTGGCCCTGTTGTCTGCCTGTCTCGCGGGATCACTGCTCGCGTCGCTATCCTTCACTCTTGCCCAGAGCATCCAGCCGACCGAAACTCCCGCTGCCGCCAAAGACAGCACAGCAGACGACGAGATGACCGAGGCCGAGGCAAGGGCCGCGCGCGCTCTTGAAGCCCGCATCAAGGCCCGGGCCGAGCAGGAAGAGGCGCTGACCACCATCGAGGAGTCGATTGCCCTCTCCGAGCAGCGTCGCGGTGAACTGGAACAGGAGATCGCGCAGCTCAAGGCCGACCGCCAGACCATCCAGACCGACCTGATCGATACGGCCAACCGCATCCAGACCCTCGAAAGCTCCATTTCCGACCGCGAGGCCCGCCTCAAGATCCTCTTTGCCGATCAGACGGAGCTTAGGGTCTCTCTCGCCGAACAGCGCGATTCCCTTTCCCGGATCCTTGCCGCCCTGCAGCGCATCGGGCGCAACCCGCCGCCTGCCATCGCCGTCCGCCCCAATGATGCGCTCGACGCCGTCCGCTCCGCCATCCTGCTCAGCACCCTCGTACCCGAAATCCGGCTCGAAGCCTCGTCCCTTGCCACCCAGCTTGAGGAACTCGTGCGTTTGCACACCGAAATCGAGCAGGAAAAGGGCGCCCTTCAGGGCGGACTGGCAAAGCTCGAAGAGGAGCAGCAGAGGCTTGACCTTCTCATGAAGCGCAAGCAGGAACAGGAAGCAACGACCCAGCAGGCCGCCGCCGACGAAGAGCAGAAAACAGCCGAACTCGCCGCCCGCGCCCAAAGCATCGAAGAACTGATCGAGGGCATGGAAAAAGAAATCGAGGCCGCCCGTCTCGCGGTGCGCGAAGCCGAGGACGCCGAGAAACGGGCCATAGAGCAGCAGATAGAGACGAAAAAGCAGAAGATTGCGGCGCTAAAAGATGCGGCCCGCCTTTCTCCTGCCATACCTTTCGATAAGATGAGAGGGCTTTTGCGCCTCCCGGCCAACGGATCCGTTCTGAAAGAATTCGGAGCGAACGATGGCTTTGGAGGTCAAACCAAGGGATTATCCGTAGCGACACGCGCAGGCGCTCAGGTCACAAGCCCGGCAGATGGCTGGATTGTTTACGCAGGTCCGTTCAGATCCTTTGGCAAACTCTTGATTATAAATGCCGGAGATGGCTACCATATTGTTCTGTCCGGTCTTGATGAACTCTTTGCAGAAGTGGGCAGCTTCGTCCTGACCAATGAGCCAATAGGAACAATGCAGCAAACTCGTTTGGCTGCGACAGATCTTTTAGATGCCGGATCGTCAAAACCGGTGTTATATATGGAATTGAGAAAAGATGGTGTTGCAGTTGACCCAACACCGTGGTGGACAGCAATTTTGAAGGAAAAGGCAGGCGGATGA
- a CDS encoding glutamate-5-semialdehyde dehydrogenase, whose protein sequence is MNEMTRPVADIMNELGVRAREAARELANAPTEAKDLALSEAAKAMRAEMATILEANAKDVAKGKEDGMTEAFLDRLTLNPDRIEAMAAGLDSIVELPDPVGDVMSEWDRPNGLHIERIRTPLGVIGVIYESRPNVTADAGALCLKAGNASILRGGSDSYHSSRAIHACLVKGLEVAGLPATSIQIVPTVDRAAVGEMLAGLNGHVDVIVPRGGKGLVGRVQSEARVPVFSHLEGICHVYIDKAADPAKAKSIAVNAKMRRTGICGAAETLLIDRSVADTIGKDVLKALHDAGCDIRGSNEVLALCPSAEAANEEDWSTEYLDTIISARLVDGVSGAIDHIATYSSNHTESIITEDQAAADRFLAEVDSAIVMHNASTQFADGGEFGMGAEIGIATGRMHARGPVGLEQLTSFKYRVHGTGQTRP, encoded by the coding sequence ATGAATGAAATGACGCGACCTGTCGCCGACATCATGAATGAGCTTGGCGTGCGTGCACGCGAAGCCGCTCGCGAATTGGCCAATGCCCCAACCGAAGCCAAGGATCTGGCGCTCAGCGAAGCCGCCAAGGCCATGCGCGCCGAAATGGCAACCATTCTTGAGGCCAACGCCAAAGATGTCGCCAAGGGCAAGGAAGACGGCATGACCGAGGCCTTCCTCGACCGCCTGACCCTGAACCCCGACCGCATCGAAGCCATGGCAGCGGGCCTCGACTCCATCGTCGAACTGCCCGATCCCGTCGGCGACGTGATGTCCGAATGGGACCGCCCCAACGGTCTTCACATCGAGCGCATCCGCACGCCCCTTGGCGTCATCGGAGTGATCTATGAAAGCCGGCCCAATGTCACCGCTGATGCCGGAGCGCTCTGCCTGAAAGCGGGCAACGCATCAATCCTGCGTGGCGGCTCGGACAGCTATCATTCCTCTCGCGCCATCCATGCCTGCCTCGTCAAGGGACTTGAGGTTGCTGGATTGCCTGCCACCAGCATCCAGATCGTACCGACCGTTGATCGCGCAGCGGTCGGAGAAATGCTCGCTGGTCTCAACGGCCATGTCGACGTCATCGTCCCGCGCGGCGGCAAGGGCCTCGTCGGCCGTGTCCAGAGCGAAGCCCGTGTGCCTGTCTTCTCCCATCTCGAAGGCATCTGCCACGTCTATATCGACAAGGCCGCCGATCCGGCCAAAGCCAAGTCCATTGCAGTGAATGCCAAAATGCGCCGCACCGGCATTTGCGGAGCGGCAGAGACGCTGCTCATCGACCGCTCGGTCGCCGACACCATCGGCAAGGATGTGCTCAAGGCGCTCCATGATGCCGGATGCGACATCCGTGGCAGCAATGAAGTGCTCGCCCTCTGCCCATCCGCCGAAGCCGCTAACGAGGAAGACTGGTCGACCGAATATCTCGACACCATCATCTCGGCCCGTCTGGTTGACGGAGTGAGCGGCGCGATTGACCACATCGCCACCTACAGCTCCAACCACACCGAGAGCATCATCACCGAAGATCAGGCAGCTGCCGACCGGTTCCTTGCCGAAGTCGACAGCGCCATCGTCATGCACAATGCCTCGACCCAGTTTGCCGATGGCGGCGAGTTCGGCATGGGTGCGGAGATCGGCATCGCCACCGGCCGCATGCACGCCCGTGGCCCGGTCGGTCTCGAGCAGCTGACGAGCTTCAAGTACCGCGTTCACGGCACCGGCCAGACCCGACCGTAA
- a CDS encoding GNAT family N-acetyltransferase — protein MQIPSLESERLLLRPLQHEDAEFMETMCGDFAVSKYLERVPYPYPKGGAQTFIDRQAKGFDGITYAISGEESFMGMLNIRASTERAVGAFAPSIGYWLGEAFWGKGYMQEAIARLLNWYMPLEPTERIRSSVFEDNPRSLNLLSKLGFTEVGRGRSYSLARGAEVIDIELELTADRYYGSA, from the coding sequence ATGCAGATTCCAAGCCTTGAAAGTGAACGCCTTCTGTTGCGTCCCCTCCAGCACGAGGATGCGGAGTTCATGGAGACTATGTGCGGCGATTTTGCGGTGTCGAAATATCTCGAGCGCGTGCCCTACCCTTATCCAAAGGGCGGCGCTCAGACCTTCATCGACCGGCAGGCCAAGGGGTTTGACGGAATTACCTATGCGATCTCCGGTGAAGAGAGCTTCATGGGCATGTTGAACATCCGTGCATCAACCGAAAGAGCAGTTGGAGCCTTCGCGCCTTCAATTGGCTATTGGCTTGGCGAGGCATTCTGGGGTAAAGGCTATATGCAAGAGGCGATAGCCCGGTTGTTGAACTGGTACATGCCCCTCGAGCCGACCGAGCGCATTCGCTCGTCTGTGTTCGAAGACAATCCGAGATCGCTGAATCTTCTGTCCAAGCTCGGCTTTACCGAAGTCGGGCGTGGACGAAGCTACAGCCTTGCGCGCGGTGCGGAAGTGATCGACATAGAACTCGAGCTGACCGCAGACCGCTATTATGGGAGCGCTTAA
- the obgE gene encoding GTPase ObgE has product MKFLDQAKVYVRSGDGGAGCISFRREKYVALGGPDGGDGGKGGDVVVECVNGLNTLIDYRFKQHFKAETGLHGMGRNRNGHKGKDITLRVPVGTQILDEDNETILADLTEVGQTYRLCKGGNGGFGNTHFKSSVNQAPRRANPGQEGEEKWIWLRLKLIADAGLVGLPNAGKSTFLASVSSAKPKIADYPFTTLHPNLGVVGIDGREFVMADIPGLIEGAHEGVGIGDRFLGHVERCRVLLHLIDATQEDFLDAYRVIRGELEAYDEGLGEKDEIVALTKIDSMTDEDIADKVKAFKKEYGFKPLTISAVARTNMDDILRALMDKIEGENEREAAASREEEVWRP; this is encoded by the coding sequence ATGAAATTTCTTGACCAGGCCAAGGTCTATGTCCGCTCCGGCGACGGTGGAGCGGGCTGCATTTCCTTCCGGCGTGAAAAATATGTTGCCCTTGGCGGCCCCGATGGCGGGGACGGCGGCAAGGGTGGCGACGTCGTGGTGGAATGCGTCAATGGCCTGAACACCCTGATCGATTATCGCTTCAAGCAGCATTTCAAGGCCGAGACCGGCCTGCATGGCATGGGGCGCAATCGCAACGGACACAAGGGCAAGGACATCACCCTGCGTGTGCCGGTCGGCACCCAGATCCTTGACGAAGACAACGAAACCATTCTGGCCGACCTCACCGAGGTTGGCCAGACCTATCGCCTGTGCAAGGGCGGCAATGGCGGCTTTGGCAACACCCACTTCAAATCCTCCGTCAATCAGGCACCGCGCCGCGCCAACCCCGGACAGGAAGGCGAGGAAAAGTGGATCTGGCTCCGCCTCAAGCTGATTGCGGATGCCGGTCTCGTCGGCCTGCCCAACGCAGGAAAGTCAACCTTTCTGGCATCGGTCTCCTCGGCCAAGCCCAAGATTGCGGACTATCCCTTCACCACCCTGCATCCGAACCTCGGCGTGGTGGGCATCGACGGGCGCGAATTTGTCATGGCAGACATCCCCGGCCTCATCGAAGGGGCCCACGAAGGCGTCGGCATCGGCGACCGGTTCCTCGGCCATGTCGAGCGCTGCCGCGTGCTGCTGCACCTGATCGACGCGACACAGGAAGATTTCCTTGATGCCTATCGCGTGATCCGTGGCGAGCTGGAGGCCTATGACGAGGGTCTTGGCGAGAAGGACGAGATCGTGGCCCTGACCAAGATCGACTCCATGACCGACGAGGACATCGCCGACAAGGTCAAGGCCTTCAAGAAGGAATACGGCTTCAAGCCCCTCACCATTTCTGCCGTCGCGCGCACCAACATGGATGACATCCTGCGGGCCCTGATGGACAAGATCGAAGGCGAGAACGAACGAGAAGCGGCCGCAAGCCGGGAAGAAGAGGTCTGGCGTCCCTGA
- a CDS encoding 50S ribosomal protein L21, whose protein sequence is MFAVIKTGGKQYTVSPEDIIKVERLEGEAGDTVVFDSVLLVGGEGDAQVGAPLVDGATVAAEILDQGRGRKIIIFKKRRRQNSRRRNGHRQHFTSVKITEILTGGKAPAKAAKKAAPAKAKEEEAPKAAKEVKKEAPKAAKEEKVAASDAAPLFTAPAEKDDLKKISGVGPVLEGKLNALGITSYAQIAAFTADDIAKIDEALNFKGRIDRDNWLEQAAAFAAEK, encoded by the coding sequence ATGTTCGCAGTCATCAAAACCGGTGGCAAACAGTATACTGTTTCCCCCGAAGATATCATCAAGGTCGAAAGACTCGAAGGCGAAGCTGGCGACACCGTTGTCTTTGACAGCGTGCTGCTCGTTGGTGGCGAAGGCGACGCACAGGTTGGTGCGCCTCTGGTAGACGGTGCAACCGTTGCCGCTGAAATTCTTGATCAGGGCCGTGGTCGCAAGATCATCATCTTCAAGAAACGCCGCCGTCAGAACTCTCGCCGCCGCAATGGCCATCGCCAGCACTTCACCTCCGTCAAGATCACCGAGATCCTGACCGGTGGCAAGGCTCCGGCGAAAGCCGCCAAAAAGGCAGCTCCGGCCAAAGCCAAGGAAGAAGAAGCACCCAAAGCCGCCAAGGAAGTCAAGAAAGAGGCTCCCAAAGCTGCCAAGGAAGAAAAAGTAGCCGCAAGCGACGCTGCACCGCTCTTCACCGCTCCGGCCGAGAAAGACGACCTGAAAAAAATCTCTGGCGTCGGTCCGGTTCTTGAAGGTAAGCTGAACGCACTGGGAATCACCAGCTACGCTCAGATCGCAGCCTTCACCGCTGACGACATCGCCAAAATCGATGAAGCCCTGAACTTCAAAGGCCGCATCGACCGTGACAACTGGCTTGAGCAGGCTGCTGCTTTTGCCGCTGAAAAATAA
- a CDS encoding nicotinate-nucleotide adenylyltransferase, with protein sequence MTRSRLYPLDLPPACSGMTIGLYGGSFNPAHAGHRHVAVTALKHLQLDRVWCLVTPGNPLKDTKDLPSLATRLEGTARMMDHPRIDVTGAEERANTRFTAETLDWIHQRTSGIRFVWIMGADNLPQFHLWQRWQSILESIPVAIIDRPGHSLSALSSPAALSYGWARVPSDQIAFLPDHPCPAWSFLHGPRCNLSSTYLRSNPATQPKEIGQKP encoded by the coding sequence ATGACCAGATCCAGACTTTATCCTCTTGACCTGCCCCCTGCCTGTTCCGGCATGACCATCGGTCTATATGGTGGCAGCTTCAATCCCGCCCATGCCGGTCACCGTCATGTGGCCGTGACCGCGCTCAAACATTTGCAGCTCGACCGGGTCTGGTGTCTCGTCACACCCGGCAATCCGCTGAAGGACACCAAAGACCTGCCCTCGCTCGCGACACGGCTCGAAGGCACGGCCCGGATGATGGATCACCCCCGCATCGACGTCACCGGAGCCGAGGAGCGCGCCAACACCCGTTTCACCGCAGAAACCCTTGACTGGATCCACCAGCGCACCAGCGGAATCCGCTTTGTCTGGATTATGGGCGCAGACAATCTGCCCCAGTTCCATCTCTGGCAGCGTTGGCAGTCGATCCTCGAAAGCATCCCCGTTGCGATCATCGATCGACCCGGCCATAGCCTCTCGGCGCTGTCTTCACCGGCGGCCCTCAGCTATGGCTGGGCCCGTGTCCCGAGCGATCAGATTGCCTTCCTGCCAGACCACCCCTGCCCGGCCTGGAGCTTCCTGCATGGCCCGAGATGTAACCTTTCATCAACGTACTTGCGTAGCAATCCGGCCACACAACCCAAGGAAATTGGCCAAAAGCCTTGA
- the rpmA gene encoding 50S ribosomal protein L27 encodes MAHKKAGGSSRNGRDTAGRRLGVKKFGGETVIAGNIIIRQRGTKWHPGNNVGMGKDHTIFATANGNVKFDTKANGRTYVSVLPVAEAAE; translated from the coding sequence ATGGCACATAAGAAAGCAGGCGGTTCATCCCGTAACGGTCGCGATACCGCAGGTCGTCGTCTGGGCGTGAAAAAATTCGGCGGCGAGACCGTCATCGCAGGCAACATTATTATTCGTCAGCGCGGCACCAAGTGGCATCCGGGCAACAACGTTGGTATGGGCAAAGATCACACCATCTTTGCAACCGCCAATGGTAACGTGAAGTTCGACACCAAGGCTAATGGCCGAACTTACGTGTCCGTACTCCCGGTGGCGGAAGCGGCTGAATAA
- a CDS encoding GNAT family N-acetyltransferase — MPDIEKGIQETEPDCRTGSDSKHFLLRRPTRMDLDGLVAMATDPHMATNLCTAWLPSTSRAADLWLEHILQDDNPEAFPFVISDMKGNAIGAACLLHEAASDEAEISVLVDRHHWSQGVATRAMQALADFAFSNPTQTHQELQSVTARCRASCARSRRIVEKSGFQFYGSGMARSQFHRGMIPIDRYRLDRGIWHALRQWAGSGLIDPSRPSSQHDMKGAA, encoded by the coding sequence ATGCCGGATATAGAAAAAGGCATACAGGAAACCGAGCCCGACTGTAGAACGGGTTCGGATAGCAAGCATTTCCTCTTGCGACGCCCGACCAGAATGGATCTGGACGGTCTCGTCGCAATGGCAACCGACCCGCACATGGCAACCAACCTGTGCACTGCCTGGCTGCCAAGCACCTCTCGTGCCGCCGATCTCTGGCTCGAGCACATTCTTCAGGATGACAATCCCGAGGCCTTTCCTTTCGTCATCAGCGACATGAAAGGCAACGCGATTGGTGCGGCCTGTCTTCTCCATGAAGCCGCGTCAGACGAAGCCGAAATCAGTGTGCTCGTGGATCGACACCACTGGTCTCAGGGCGTGGCAACACGCGCCATGCAGGCTCTCGCCGATTTTGCTTTCTCGAACCCGACCCAAACCCATCAAGAGCTGCAAAGCGTGACAGCACGCTGCCGTGCCTCCTGTGCCCGCTCACGACGCATTGTCGAGAAGAGTGGCTTCCAGTTCTACGGCTCAGGCATGGCCCGCTCGCAATTCCACCGGGGCATGATCCCCATCGACCGCTATCGCCTGGACAGGGGCATCTGGCATGCCCTGCGCCAGTGGGCAGGATCCGGATTGATCGATCCGTCTCGTCCATCAAGCCAACATGACATGAAAGGAGCAGCTTGA
- the rsfS gene encoding ribosome silencing factor — protein MSLVSDRMDPEQALELILSSLDEAKAEDILSIDLRGKSSLADFMIITSGRSHRHVGAVSDRLLKDLKDNGFGNAHVEGLPNCDWVLIDTGDHIIHIFRPEVREFYNIEKMWAADTQDDI, from the coding sequence ATGAGCCTTGTTTCGGATCGCATGGATCCTGAGCAGGCCCTTGAGCTGATCCTCTCTAGCCTCGACGAGGCCAAAGCCGAGGACATCTTGTCGATTGATCTGCGCGGCAAGTCATCTCTTGCCGACTTCATGATCATCACATCTGGTCGCTCCCATCGTCACGTCGGTGCCGTATCCGACCGTCTTCTCAAAGACCTCAAGGATAACGGTTTTGGCAACGCCCATGTGGAAGGTCTGCCCAATTGCGATTGGGTCCTGATCGACACTGGCGACCACATCATTCATATCTTCCGTCCCGAAGTCCGCGAATTCTACAACATCGAGAAAATGTGGGCTGCTGACACTCAGGACGACATCTGA
- the rlmH gene encoding 23S rRNA (pseudouridine(1915)-N(3))-methyltransferase RlmH, whose protein sequence is MKLVIAAVGRQKAGPETELVARYQDRANKAGRTLGLSGPDIVEFTESRARSTAERKSQEAAQLLAALPTGAFIVALDEHGKNLSSEKFSQIIDKERNNGTPAVAFVIGGPDGHGQDLLDKANLKIALGAMTWPHQIARMLLTEQIYRAITILTGHPYHRA, encoded by the coding sequence ATGAAGCTAGTCATTGCAGCCGTCGGACGGCAAAAAGCCGGCCCGGAGACAGAGCTCGTCGCTCGTTATCAGGATCGCGCCAACAAGGCAGGAAGAACGCTGGGCCTTTCCGGACCCGACATTGTCGAGTTCACCGAAAGCCGCGCCCGCAGCACCGCTGAACGCAAATCGCAGGAAGCGGCGCAGCTCCTCGCTGCGCTTCCGACCGGCGCCTTCATCGTCGCCCTCGACGAGCACGGCAAGAATCTATCGAGCGAAAAATTCTCCCAGATCATCGACAAGGAACGCAACAACGGCACCCCCGCCGTGGCCTTCGTGATTGGCGGTCCGGACGGTCACGGGCAGGATCTTCTCGACAAGGCCAATCTGAAAATCGCGCTTGGGGCCATGACATGGCCACATCAGATCGCAAGGATGCTGCTCACCGAGCAGATCTACCGGGCCATCACCATTCTGACCGGTCATCCCTATCATCGGGCATGA
- the proB gene encoding glutamate 5-kinase: MAIKMKLQDQKRIVVKIGSATLVDARTGRLRAAWLQTLADDIAMLKERGKEVLIVSSGAIALGRRKTSLPPQGKLKLEESQAAAAIGQIALGEAYADALHKVDLTAGQVLLTLGDTEERRRYLNARATLSTLLSLGAVPIINENDTVATSEIKYGDNDRLAARVATMISADCLILLSDIDGLYTAPPATNPDAQHIPLIEHITPEIEAMAGSTGSSLAKGGMTTKIAAGKIAVNAGTSMIIANGGVYNPLKSIMDGAKCSWFVPNSNPITQRRRWINGHLEPHGSLTLDDGAVHALHSGKSLLPAGVKALEGNFAKGDAVILRAPNGEEIARGLIGYDHFEAEQIKGCRSNQIAEILGYDGRPELIHRDDMVLRDVDPSEHSEPAAQ, translated from the coding sequence ATGGCAATCAAGATGAAGCTACAGGATCAAAAGAGAATAGTGGTCAAGATCGGCTCGGCCACACTGGTCGACGCCCGAACCGGGCGTCTGAGAGCCGCATGGCTTCAGACGCTGGCCGATGACATTGCCATGCTCAAGGAAAGGGGCAAGGAGGTGCTGATCGTGTCCTCCGGAGCCATCGCCCTTGGCCGCCGCAAGACCAGTTTGCCCCCGCAGGGAAAACTGAAGCTGGAGGAAAGCCAGGCCGCCGCCGCGATCGGTCAGATCGCCCTTGGTGAAGCCTATGCCGACGCCTTGCACAAGGTGGATCTCACCGCAGGTCAGGTACTCCTGACCCTTGGCGACACAGAGGAACGACGGCGCTATCTCAACGCCCGCGCCACGCTCTCCACATTGTTGTCGCTCGGGGCGGTGCCCATCATCAACGAAAATGACACCGTCGCCACCTCCGAGATCAAATATGGCGACAACGACCGTCTCGCAGCCCGCGTCGCCACCATGATCAGCGCCGACTGTCTCATCCTTCTCTCCGACATCGACGGCCTTTACACTGCTCCCCCCGCCACCAATCCCGACGCCCAGCACATTCCCCTCATCGAACACATCACCCCCGAGATCGAAGCCATGGCCGGTAGCACCGGCTCGTCCCTCGCCAAGGGTGGCATGACGACGAAGATCGCGGCAGGCAAGATCGCGGTCAATGCAGGGACCTCGATGATCATCGCCAATGGCGGGGTCTACAATCCGCTCAAATCGATCATGGATGGGGCCAAATGCAGTTGGTTCGTGCCCAATTCGAACCCGATCACCCAGCGCCGCCGCTGGATCAACGGCCATCTCGAGCCCCACGGCAGCCTCACTCTTGATGACGGTGCCGTTCATGCCCTGCACAGCGGCAAGAGCCTCTTGCCCGCAGGCGTCAAGGCGCTGGAAGGCAATTTCGCCAAGGGAGACGCGGTCATCCTGCGCGCGCCCAACGGCGAGGAGATCGCACGCGGCCTCATCGGCTATGACCATTTCGAGGCCGAACAGATCAAGGGCTGCCGCTCCAACCAGATCGCAGAGATTCTCGGTTATGATGGCCGACCGGAGCTGATCCATCGCGATGACATGGTGTTGCGCGACGTTGACCCGTCCGAGCATTCCGAACCAGCCGCGCAATGA
- a CDS encoding MAPEG family protein, with protein MKVLWTDYSATLVASYLLLFMVFVQALVASVAHRRQQSYVPGIVDEKLGPESFVFRSHRTFMNALENVPFMLALIFVAMLSGFRPGWLSVIAWVYVGSRLAHMITYYLVATRKNPSLRSYFFMIGVLMQLILFVMLGISWL; from the coding sequence ATGAAAGTGTTATGGACCGACTATTCCGCGACCCTTGTGGCGAGCTACCTTCTACTTTTCATGGTGTTTGTTCAGGCGCTCGTCGCCTCCGTGGCCCATCGGCGGCAACAAAGCTATGTGCCGGGCATCGTCGATGAAAAGCTGGGACCGGAGTCCTTTGTCTTTCGCAGCCATCGAACCTTCATGAACGCGCTCGAGAATGTTCCCTTCATGCTGGCGCTGATCTTTGTTGCCATGCTGTCAGGGTTTCGGCCGGGCTGGCTGTCTGTGATTGCTTGGGTCTATGTCGGATCGCGGCTGGCGCACATGATCACCTATTATCTGGTCGCCACCCGCAAGAATCCCAGTCTGAGGAGCTATTTCTTCATGATCGGCGTGCTGATGCAGCTGATTTTGTTCGTCATGCTCGGAATTTCCTGGCTCTGA